The nucleotide window CCTCGTCGACATCGGCGACCGGTACCTCGCGCTGGCGACCGACGGGGTGGGGACGAAGCTGCTCGTCGCGGAGGCGGTCGGCGACTACTCGACGGTCGGGGTCGACTGCATCGCGATGAACGTCAACGACCTGGTCGCACAGGGAGTCCGGCCGGTCGCCTTCGTCGACTACCTCGCCGTCGAGGTGCCCGACGACGAGACCGCCGAACAGCTCGGCGAGGGGCTGGCCCGCGGGGCCGAGCGTGCCGACGTCGCACTGGTCGGGGGCGAAACCGCCGTTCTCCCCGACATCATCGACGGGCTGGACATCGCCGGCACCGCCGCCGGGCTGGCGCCGGAGGACGGACTCTTCCCCGGCGAGGCCGAGCCCGGCGACGCGCTCGTGGGGTGGCCCTCCTCGGGGATCCACTCCAACGGGCTGACGCTCGCTCGCGAGGCGGTCACCCGCGCCCACGAGTACACCGACCCGTTCCCGCCCGACCCGGACCGGACTATCGCCGAGGTGCTGCTGGAACCGACCCGCATCTACACGGACCTGCTCGACCCGCTGCGGGCCCACGACGCACACGCGGCCGCCCACGTCACCGGCGGTGGCTGGACGAACCTGACGCGGATGGGTCCCCACCGCTACGAGGTGACCGACCCCTTCGACGCCCAGGCCGTCTTCGAGTTCGTTCAGGCGGAGGGCGGCGTGAGCGACGCGGAGATGCACCGCACCTTCAACATGGGCACGGGCTTCGTGGCTTCCCTCCCGCCAGCCGAGGCCGATGCGCTGGTGGATGCCGACGGGGAGGCGCGCGTGGTCGGGACCGTAGAGGAGGCCGAGGAGGGCGGTGTCGTGGAGGTCCGCGGGCTTTCGTTGCGCTGACGGCCCGGCTCGCGTGGCCGATACGGGGGGTACGCTTTTGTGAGCCCCTCCCGTCGCTGTGACCGACTGGTGGCGGACCGCCGTCCGTCGCCCGGAGCGTGACCGCGCGTGCTGGACGAGACCGAGGGGATCGAGACGGTTGACGGGCCCGCCCGGGACGCCGTCGGCGGACTCGCGGGGGCGCCGACGGTTGTCAGCATCAGCGACATCCACGGCTATCTGGGGGCGGCCCGCAGCGCGCTGTTGACTCTCTCGGACCACCCGGACTACGAGCCGGTCGTCGAGCCCGGACCGGACGGACGTCTCCAGTGGGCCGGTAACGACTACGTGCTGGTGTTCAACGGCGACCTCGTCGACCGGGGGGCCGACAGCGACCGCGTCGTGGCGACGGTCGCCCGCCTGCTCGCGCAGGCCGGCCCGGAGCGGGTCCGGGTGACCTTCGGCAACCACGAGATGGGGGTTCTCACGCCCGACCGCTTCGGCTGGGGCGGGTGGTACTCGGGGAGTCGCTCGGCCGCCGAGCGCCGGGCCTTCGTCGACCGGGTCCGGGCGGGTCACGTCGTCGCCGCCTACGGGGGGTACCGCGTCACCTACGCCCACGCCGGCCGGCCCGACCCCTACGACCCGGGGGTGCTGAACGACCAGCTGGTGGCCGCTGCGGGGGACCTCGGCGCCGCCATCGGGACACCCGAGGACCGCGGGGCACAGCTTGCGGCCATCGAGGCCTATCCCGACGTACTCGGCCTGGGCGGGCGGACCGGCCGCGGCCCCGGCGCGGGCGTCGCGTGGCTCGACTTCGCCCACCTGCCGGCGGACGCACCCCCGCAAGTCGTCGGCCACACGCGCCACGACCAGCCCACCCGGAAGGGGACGGTCGTCTGCCAGAACGTCATCCGGAACAACGTCAACTGGGAGGGCGGCGAGGCGGTGGTGGTCGAGACCCCGGAGTCGCTGGTCGCGCTCGTCCGCGAGGCGGACGGTGGCGTCGGCGTGCAGGAGCTCTCGCTGCCCGGGAGCGGGTCCGGCTCGGACGGCGACTCCGGCGGGACGTAGCCCGGCCGCGCAGTCAGGAGATGTGGCGAGCGACGTCGGCTTCGGTGATGATCCCGACGGTTTCCCCGTCCTCGACGACCAGGACGGCGTCGTTGTGGTCGAGGTGGCTGTCGACGGCATCGAGCGTCGCGTCGGGCTCGACCGCCGTCATCGACTCGCCCATCACCTCGGCGACGGGGAGGTCACCGACGTTCTCCTCCGGACGCTGGCGGATGTCCGAGGTGCCGATAAGCCCCTGAGGGGACCCCTCGCGGACCACCGGAACCTGGGAGTACCCCTTCTCGTTCATCAGCTCGGTGGTCTCGTGGACGGAGTCGTCCGGGGCGACGCTGACGACCGGGGAGTGCATCAGGTCCTGCGCGCGGAGGACACCGCCCTCGGCCTCCTGGAGGGCGTCGACGATCCGCCGCAGTGTCGAGAGTCGCGGGTCGACGTCGCCGCCCTCGATGCGGGCGATCAGCGGCTGGGAGACGTCGGCCCGGTCCGCGAGCTCGCTCTGGGTCAGCTCCAGCTCGGTCCGGCGCTCCCGGAGGTCCTCCGGCGTCGGGAGTTCCATGTCTGCAAATGCGCGACAGTAATATAAAAACCCACCGACCGGCTCCCTGGCCGGGGAGCGGGTTACTCGTCGCCCTCGCCGGTCTCGATGGTGTCGACGACCTTCAGCGGGACGTCCCGGAGCGCGCCGCCGATGTCGCTTTTCGCGATCCGCTGGGCGTGTTCCTCGCTCTCGGCGTTGAACACGTCCATCTCCAGCACCAGCCCCACCAGCGCGGTGTCGGCGGCGACGAAGGCGGAGTCGAACGGTTCCCCGCAGGCCGGACAGTCCGTGAAGCCGACCTCGACCTCCACGTAGTCCATCTCCTCCTCGTTGAGCCGCTTGCCGGCCTCGCTGACGGCCACGCCGATAGCGTCGTCGATGTCCGAGACGTCGTGAACCAGCCAGGCGGCCTCCAGCACGACCGTGTAATCCATACAGGATGTCGCCCGGCCACCTACACGTCTCTTTTGGATTCCTGCCGGCGGGGACGGGCGGTGGATTCCCGGCTATCGGCCCCCCGGTCGGTAACGTCTGCCGCCGCGCACGTCACCCCGATACAACGCATAAGTTATGGAGAGGTCGCCGGTTTCCTCCCGCTCGATTACGCCGTTATCGACTCGCGCCGCTCCCGCCCACCCGTCCCGACGCCGGTTCGAGCAAACCGCAAGACAGCGGCCAGATCATCACGTCCGTTCGCCCGATAGGTTTATATACTACCGGCAGCCGAGGTACGGCTCACACCGATGGCATCCCGCCTGTACACCGCAGCGCTGTTCGTGCTGTACCAGCTGAGCCTGCTCGCCGGCATCCTCCTGTTCCCGGTGGCGGTCCTGACCCGCCGGGCCGGCCTCCGACTGCCCGTCCACCGCGTGGTCAGCCGGCTGGGGTCGGCCTACGAGCAGGCCGCCTGACCGCCCCACCGCCCGGCCGGTCCGGGCTGGCACCCTCTTCCGAAGGTTATTACCCGCCGCCACCGCTAGAAGCGGGTAATGCAGGACAACGACATCACGCCGCCGCGCCACCCCGCCGCGGCCAAGTTCGACCACGGCCCCTACGAGCCCGAACTCGGGTCGCTGCCCGAGCAGGGGGGCGACCGCGAGGAGGACGACCGGACGGTCAACAAGACCGGCACGACGACCATCGGTATCGCCGCCGCCGACGGCGTCGTGGTGGCGACGGACAAGCGCGCCTCGCTGGGCGGCCGCTTCGTCTCCAACAAGAACGTCCAGAAGGTCGAACAGATCCACCCGACGGCCGCGCTCACGCTCGTGGGCTCGGTGGGCGGTGCCCAGTCCTTCATCCGGACGCTGCGCGCCGAGGCGAACCTCTACGAGGCCCGCCGGGGCAAGGACATGTCGATCAACGCGCTGGCGACGCTCGCGGGCAACTTCGCCCGCGGCGGCCCCTTTCTCGCGATCAACCCCATCCTCGGCGGCGTCGACGAGGACGGCACCCACGTCTACAGCATCGACCCCGCCGGCGGCGTGATGGAGGACGACTACACCGTCACCGGTTCCGGGCTGACGGTCGCCTACGGTACCCTCGAGGACCGCTACGAACCGGACATGAGCGTCGAGGAGGCCGTCGACGTGGCCGCCGCCGGCGTCTCCGCGGCCGCCGAACGGGACACCGGCTCCGGCAACGGCATCTTCATCGCCAAAGTCACTGACGAAGGGGTCGACATCTCCGACCACGACCTCGACGAGTTCGCGGGCTGACCGCGCCGGCCTCGGCGTTTTCTCCACGCTTCCGCCTCCCGCGCCGCCAGTCGCCGGTGTCGCTGCCACTCTGGACCCGGCGGTCGGGAACCGCGGTGATATTTGTGGGCCGCTGCTAAAGCGTGGGCATGGAGCTGTTCGGGACGGCG belongs to Salinirussus salinus and includes:
- a CDS encoding CBS domain-containing protein; protein product: MELPTPEDLRERRTELELTQSELADRADVSQPLIARIEGGDVDPRLSTLRRIVDALQEAEGGVLRAQDLMHSPVVSVAPDDSVHETTELMNEKGYSQVPVVREGSPQGLIGTSDIRQRPEENVGDLPVAEVMGESMTAVEPDATLDAVDSHLDHNDAVLVVEDGETVGIITEADVARHIS
- a CDS encoding DUF555 domain-containing protein; its protein translation is MDYTVVLEAAWLVHDVSDIDDAIGVAVSEAGKRLNEEEMDYVEVEVGFTDCPACGEPFDSAFVAADTALVGLVLEMDVFNAESEEHAQRIAKSDIGGALRDVPLKVVDTIETGEGDE
- a CDS encoding metallophosphoesterase, whose translation is MLDETEGIETVDGPARDAVGGLAGAPTVVSISDIHGYLGAARSALLTLSDHPDYEPVVEPGPDGRLQWAGNDYVLVFNGDLVDRGADSDRVVATVARLLAQAGPERVRVTFGNHEMGVLTPDRFGWGGWYSGSRSAAERRAFVDRVRAGHVVAAYGGYRVTYAHAGRPDPYDPGVLNDQLVAAAGDLGAAIGTPEDRGAQLAAIEAYPDVLGLGGRTGRGPGAGVAWLDFAHLPADAPPQVVGHTRHDQPTRKGTVVCQNVIRNNVNWEGGEAVVVETPESLVALVREADGGVGVQELSLPGSGSGSDGDSGGT
- the purM gene encoding phosphoribosylformylglycinamidine cyclo-ligase, giving the protein MSDDTADGDVDGTEGGEPEGLTYAEAGVDIADSEAATAALVGAVGEFEGDYAGLVDIGDRYLALATDGVGTKLLVAEAVGDYSTVGVDCIAMNVNDLVAQGVRPVAFVDYLAVEVPDDETAEQLGEGLARGAERADVALVGGETAVLPDIIDGLDIAGTAAGLAPEDGLFPGEAEPGDALVGWPSSGIHSNGLTLAREAVTRAHEYTDPFPPDPDRTIAEVLLEPTRIYTDLLDPLRAHDAHAAAHVTGGGWTNLTRMGPHRYEVTDPFDAQAVFEFVQAEGGVSDAEMHRTFNMGTGFVASLPPAEADALVDADGEARVVGTVEEAEEGGVVEVRGLSLR
- the psmB gene encoding archaeal proteasome endopeptidase complex subunit beta, which encodes MQDNDITPPRHPAAAKFDHGPYEPELGSLPEQGGDREEDDRTVNKTGTTTIGIAAADGVVVATDKRASLGGRFVSNKNVQKVEQIHPTAALTLVGSVGGAQSFIRTLRAEANLYEARRGKDMSINALATLAGNFARGGPFLAINPILGGVDEDGTHVYSIDPAGGVMEDDYTVTGSGLTVAYGTLEDRYEPDMSVEEAVDVAAAGVSAAAERDTGSGNGIFIAKVTDEGVDISDHDLDEFAG